From the Prunus dulcis chromosome 4, ALMONDv2, whole genome shotgun sequence genome, one window contains:
- the LOC117626769 gene encoding 4-diphosphocytidyl-2-C-methyl-D-erythritol kinase, chloroplastic/chromoplastic isoform X2, whose protein sequence is MTSSHFLCHSPIFHPSPNIIENRSLSSFRSHGSSFFDSKSRNQRTPFVRLMVSARKQVEIVYNPDERINKLADEVDKEAAPVSRLTLFSPCKINVFLRITNKREDGFHDLASLFHVISLGDVIKFSLSPSKAQDRLSTNVPGVPLDDRNLIIKALNLYRKKTGSNNFFWIHLDKKVPTGAGLGGGSSNAATALWAANQFNGFLATEKELQEWSSEIGSDVPFFFSQGAAYCTGRGEVVQNIPPPLPLDLPMVLIKPQQACSTAEVYKRLQLDRTSKSDPVTLLEKISRNGISQDVCINDLEPPAFEVLPSLKRLKQRVLAASRGQYGAVFMSGRGQLSHS, encoded by the exons ATGACTTCCTCTCATTTTCTCTGCCATAGCCCCATCTTCCACCCTTCTCCCAATATTATTGAAAATCGCAGTCTCTCTTCGTTCAGGTCACATGGGTCCTCTTTTTTTGACTCAAAGTCTAGAAATCAAAGGACCCCATTTGTCAGACTCATGGTTTCTGCCAGAAAACAAGTAGAG ATAGTGTACAATCCTGATGAAAGGATAAACAAGCTGGCAGATGAGGTGGACAAGGAAGCCGCTCCGGTTTCAAGGCTCACTCTATTCTCACCTTGCAAG ATAAATGTTTTCTTGAGAATAACTAACAAAAGGGAAGATGGGTTTCATGATTTGGCATCTCTCTTTCAC GTAATAAGCCTTGGAGATGTAATTAAGTTTTCTTTGTCACCCTCAAAAGCTCAAGATCGTTTGTCAACCAATGTGCCTGGGGTCCCCCTTGATGATAGAAATTTG ATTATTAAGGCCCTTAACCTTTACAGGAAGAAGACTGGTAGCAACAATTTCTTTTGG ATTCATCTTGACAAGAAGGTGCCCACAGGAGCAGGGCTGGGTGGTGGAAGCAGCAATGCTGCGACTGCACTATGGGCAGCAAATCAGTTTAATGGGTTTCTTGCCACTGAGAAGGAACTCCAAGAATGGTCGAGTGAGATTGGTTCAGATgttcccttctttttctctcaagGAGCAGCCTATTGTACTGGTCGAGGTGAG GTTGTTCAAAATATCCCTCCACCGCTACCATTGGACCTTCCAATGGTTCTTATAAAGCCCCAACAGGCATGTTCAACGGCTGAAGTTTACAAG CGCCTTCAATTGGATAGAACTAGTAAGTCTGATCCTGTAACTTTGCTGGAGAAAATTTCAAGGAATGGAATATCACAGGATGTTTGCATCAATGATTTAG AACCTCCAGCGTTTGAAGTTCTTCCATCTCTTAAAAGATTAAAACAGCGTGTACTTGCAGCAAGCCGTGGACAATATGGTGCTGTTTTTATGTCTGGAAG